The following coding sequences are from one Rattus rattus isolate New Zealand chromosome 11, Rrattus_CSIRO_v1, whole genome shotgun sequence window:
- the LOC116912552 gene encoding arf-GAP with Rho-GAP domain, ANK repeat and PH domain-containing protein 2-like, with product MSSVSEVNVDIRDFLMSINLEQYLLHFQEFGFYTVKDCTSINDNVLHQIGISPTGHRRRILKQLQMIFSKMQDFPIYANVYKTKNGSTPKEQHSAPSSSSNTCIEFSDSVTVHRPGPAPSEMVTTNVLSEGNCHSSTSHDKLSLSSSDLPCPEEELHQNVDSSQDYLFGRVNVKIDSLITQQAVEHTAGEEQTEKVNLVSEDSSKALSTNTERLPSVDHPASETHCGNGANGVLESFPPSPFFQFQGEMVVNELYVPSSPIHSPMRSRSKLVSRPSRSFLLRHRPVPDIPGSTKSISGR from the coding sequence ATGTCCTCAGTCAGTGAAGTAAATGTGGACATCCGAGATTTCCTGATGAGCATCAATTTGGAGCAGTACCTCTTACATTTCCAGGAATTTGGTTTTTATACTGTGAAGGACTGCACATCAATAAATGACAACGTGCTACATCAAATTGGAATATCACCTACGGGACACCGTAGGAGGATACTTAAACAGTTGCAAATGATCTTTTCAAAGATGCAAGACTTTCCAATATATGCAAATGTTTATAAGACAAAGAACGGCAGCACCCCAAAAGAGCAGCACAGTGCTCCGTCTTCCAGCAGCAACACCTGCATAGAGTTTTCTGATTCTGTTACTGTCCATAGACCTGGCCCAGCACCATCAGAGATGGTTACAACCAATGTCCTTAGTGAAGGAAACTGTCATTCTTCTACATCACATGATAAGCTATCTCTTTCTTCGAGTGACCTTCCCTGTCCAGAAGAAGAGCTACACCAGAATGTGGATTCTTCGCAAGATTATTTATTTGGTCGTGTAAATGTTAAAATAGATTCCTTGATTACCCAGCAGGCTGTGGAGCATACAGCTGgagaagaacaaacagaaaaagtcaATTTGGTGTCAGAAGATTCCAGCAAGGCACTTAGCACAAACACTGAACGTCTTCCTTCTGTGGACCATCCAGCATCAGAGACACACTGTGGAAATGGAGCTAACGGTGTATTAGAAAGCTTCCCGCCATCCCCCTTCTTCCAGTTTCAAGGAGAGATGGTTGTGAATGAACTGTATGTTCCATCCTCACCAATCCACAGCCCCATGAGAAGCCGGAGCAAGTTGGTGTCCAGACCTTCTCGATCATTTCTGCTGAGACATCGCCCTGTACCAGATATCCCAGGGTCAACAAAATCAATTTCAGGGAGGTAA